Proteins from a genomic interval of Ptychodera flava strain L36383 chromosome 7, AS_Pfla_20210202, whole genome shotgun sequence:
- the LOC139137561 gene encoding tripartite motif-containing protein 2-like, whose product MSLEEIQRAEGDNIAPAQPTVACKDHPENNVDFFCDTCKTPICKACTDVEHGEHEHRDIKEAAENIRRSLEDNLEKLQARAIEVTQSLVTLKTKTQEFDETYQREVSTVKRHALETEEGAAQEATLLQDLKASYEQSKVRMETMGTTLTQIKESAETTGVFVQNLLSHGNDVQLVSTAAEISTNLIDKVLTTAVPDVQDMCTLPSFLKKPLEVSGTLGTPNLHNFVQAIIPEDVKVKDNVKVTIKSGCSVASHSLKAEIITPDSGKTEMIPIVRPNLNEASDVIGVLSISFEKEGVFQLSVTLAGQPIRGSPYNISVKPHQMKSSPSQITVNPDLMRMFLSLLTQNSQWSQCKVMENGSDQFGLVCSVRIDSRGNVLMADQIHHVIYVLDKQWNFLKYLKFPFNGQKPFSPASIAVTNDDTYYISDGGLYDYSSGKCFLGGNNQIVVTNIEGELLDTLGQDQFGDPCCVSLSHNQKVLYVADGLHHCVYAISLPSNVISQKIGKRGSGPGELKHPCGVAVDSKGNLIVSEVGNKRVQLLTASGQYLHHFDIHGGRGVANPSSPAGILADEADNIYVCDIVNKRVLVYDEKGNFIDEILGLLNPINLCFVENMPYKMIVCDGKRLVAFKKK is encoded by the exons ATGAGTCTAGAAGAGATTCAACGTGCTGAGGGCGATAATATAGCACCTGCACAGCCGACTGTAGCGTGCAAAGATCACCCAGAAAACAACGTTGATTTTTTCTGCGACACTTGCAAGACACCTATATGTAAGGCTTGTACTGACGTAGAGCACGGTGAACACGAACATAGAGACATAAAAGAAGCAGCTGAAAATATACGACGCTCTCTCGAAGATAACCTCGAAAAACTGCAAGCTAGAGCGATAGAAGTCACCCAAAGTCTTGTCACGTTGAAGACCAAGACTCAAGAATTCGACGAAACGTACCAGCGAGAGGTGAGCACTGTGAAACGACATGCGCTTGAAACAGAGGAGGGCGCTGCACAAGAGGCTACGCTTCTGCAGGATCTCAAGGCAAGCTATGAGCAGAGTAAAGTACGGATGGAAACGATGGGAACGACACTGACACAGATCAAAGAGAGCGCCGAAACAACTGGAGTCTTCGTACAGAATCTATTAAGCCATGGCAATGATGTCCAGTTGGTGTCTACAGCAGCAGAAATATCTACCAACTTAATTGATAAGGTGCTAACTACAGCGGTGCCAGATGTACAG GACATGTGCACATTGCCAAGTTTTTTAAAGAAGCCTCTAGAAGTATCAGGAACCCTGGGTACACCTAATCTTCACAATTTCGTTCAGGCCATCATCCCAGAAGATGTCAAAGTGAAAGATAATGTGAAGGTCACTATCAAGAGTGGGTGTAGTGTGGCAAGTCATTCGCTCAAGGCAGAGATAATTACACCAGACAGTGGCAAAACTGAAATGATACCTATAGTACGCCCAAATCTAAACGAAGCCAGTGACGTTATAGGTGTTTTGAGTATTTCCTTTGAGAAGGAGGGTGTCTTTCAACTGTCGGTAACTTTGGCAGGTCAGCCTATCAGGGGCTCACCTTACAATATCAGCGTGAAACCCCATCAAATGAAATCTTCCCCATCGCAAATCACTGTGAATCCTGACCTGATGAGAATGTTCCTATCTCTTCTCACCCAGAATAGTCAGTGGTCTCAGTGTAAGGTGATGGAAAATGGCAGTGATCAGTTTGGGTTAGTTTGTTCAGTTAGGATCGATTCTCGTGGCAATGTTCTCATGGCTGACCAAATACATCACGTTATTTATGTCCTTGATAAGCAGTGGAACTTTCTGAAGTATTTGAAGTTCCCATTCAATGGACAGAAGCCATTCAGTCCTGCAAGTATAGCAGTGACAAATGACGATACATATTACATATCAGATGGAGGGCTCTATGATTATTCCAGTGGAAAGTGTTTCCTTGGTGGCAATAATCAAATAGTGGTTACGAATATTGAGGGTGAGTTACTGGACACACTAGGCCAGGACCAGTTTGGTGACCCATGCTGTGTGTCCCTTAGTCATAACCAGAAGGTGTTGTATGTGGCCGATGGTCTGCATCACTGCGTATACGCAATTTCACTTCCATCCAATGTGATATCACAGAAAATAGGAAAACGTGGAAGTGGCCCGGGTGAGTTGAAACACCCCTGTGGTGTCGCTGTAGATTCCAAGGGTAATTTGATTGTTTCTGAAGTTGGCAATAAACGTGTACAATTGCTGACTGCCTCTGGCCAGTATCTTCATCACTTTGATATCCATGGTGGCCGTGGTGTCGCAAATCCATCAAGTCCAGCGGGAATACTTGCAGACGAGGCTGATAACATCTATGTGTGCGATATTGTTAATAAAAGAGTTTTAGTTTACGACGAGAAAGGTAactttattgatgaaattttaggTCTGCTCAACCCCATCAACTTgtgttttgttgaaaacatGCCATACAAAATGATAGTTTGTGATGGCAAACGTTTGGTGGCATTCAAGAAAAAATGA
- the LOC139137560 gene encoding LOW QUALITY PROTEIN: DIS3-like exonuclease 2 (The sequence of the model RefSeq protein was modified relative to this genomic sequence to represent the inferred CDS: deleted 2 bases in 1 codon), with translation MASEGNVNCKSDDEPDVIIEGEEYASPDEINTPQSGAATETQHGSEGSGKRRRRRGRGKKNKSGENMQTPSNHVGPRHEGQENHMQGQRSGQGARPRSGRMNGQGQGQRIGSPRGPRYQHNQYDGSPQGQRIGSPRSHRYQHNQYDGSPQGQRIGSPRDPRYQHNQYDGSPHTPRSQYNMQDRRGPPMGSPYQNGSPHFQNHSGQRHVNTPESGNRNSVGKQKKKQQSRNSTPRKQFKPFEDYMSKEDVQRGLKRSELIQGSVRINPKSFEDSFISDPCGYADIHIQGLHARNRALEGDIVAVQLLPKSEWKVMQQEYEDFKALESSVEANLAKLRLGSDVKSCDQKPVNTSQQDGDQQNSSCAESEVNNSECQPPAMPEPMEPVARQLFVNEVAGQPRESSSDGGSDKIKDVPEKFYQKRGKVVYIIEKKHSRAATGHLKMLTEKDATDALFAPIDHRLPRIRVPLTECPEGFVNRPGDFANVLFVGRIIEWSKDSSFALGCLHKSLGEAGEIEPETEGFLIENGVDFSEFSDKALGCLPDVSADKPGIPNSELSQRRDLRQQCIFTIDPATARDLDDALSCQLLPDGTYEVGVHIADVSYFLEEGTELDSVASARATSVYLVQKVIPMLPRLLCEQLCSLNPAEDRLTFSVIWKITEHGEILDEWMGRSVICSCVKMTYQHAQGIIENPTRVWTQEELPPVTSNHSVSDIVKCVLNLNKIAVNLRKQRFEEGALRLDQPKLSFTIEGVSGLPNGCSVYEQRDSNRLVEEFMLLANMAVAHRIYRSSPERALLRRHPPPKSKMIDDVVNMCSKLGMPINANTAGELQTSLRQHYADDEHSKGRCQILVHLCSKPMQMAKYFCTSFINDEENYRHYALNVPFYTHFTSPIRRYADVVVHRLLGEALKCGPSVLADKVSIQAQAGHCNDRKTAAKRVQDLSVELFFAIFIKECGPVEEDGMVLGVLDHSVDVLVLKFGVIKRVYCNALPLREHIFHKNHSNPALTIIWKADEDNPEETNQTLRIFSLVNVILKADEQPMKYKALLKRPESHR, from the exons ATGGCTAGTGAAGGAAACGTCAACTGTAAAAGTGATGATGAACCTGATGTGATCATTGAAGGTGAAGAATACGCCTCACCAGATGAAATAAATACACCACAGAGTGGGGCTGCCACAGAGACACAGCATGGCTCAGAAGGGTCTGGCAAAAGGAGGAGAAGAAGG GGCAGAGGAAAAAAGAACAAGAGCGGTGAAAACATGCAAACACCAAGTAACCATGTAGGTCCAAGGCATGAGGGTCAAGAGAATCATatgcaaggtcaaaggtcaggacAGGGAGCAAGACCCAGATCAGGAAGGATGAATGGACAAGGTCAAGGTCAGCGCATTGGATCACCACGCGGCCCTAGGTATCAACATAATCAGTATGATGGGTCACCTCAAGGTCAACGCATTGGGTCACCACGCAGCCATAGGTATCAGCATAATCAGTATGATGGGTCACCTCAAGGTCAGCGCATTGGATCACCTCGCGACCCTAGATATCAGCATAACCAGTATGATGGGTCACCGCATACTCCAAGAAGTCAGTACAATATGCAGGACAGGAGGGGCCCACCTATGGGTTCCCCATATCAAAATGGATCACCCCACTTTCAAAATCACAGCGGACAAAGACATGTCAACACTCCAGAGAGTGGAAATCGTAACTCAGTTggaaaacagaaaaagaaacaaCAAAGTAGAAATAGTACACCACGGAAACAG TTTAAACCTTTTGAGGACTACATGTCCAAAGAAGATGTCCAGAGAGGTCTCAAGAGGTCTGAGCTGATCCAAGGTTCTGTCAGAATCAATCCTAAAAGCTTTGAAGATTCCTTCATCAGTGATCCA TGTGGTTATGCTGACATACATATCCAGGGTTTACACGCCAGAAACAGAGCATTGGAGGGAGATATTGTGGCTGTGCAGTTACTACCAAAATCTGAATGGAAG GTCATGCAACAAGAATATGAAGACTTCAAAGCATTGGAAAGTTCTGTTGAAGCAAACCTAGCCAAATTAAGGCTTGGCTCTGATGTCAAAAGCTGTGACCAAAAGCCAGTCAACACATCACAACAGGATGGAGACCAACAGAATTCATCATGTGCAGAAAGTGAAGTCAATAACAGTGAATGTCAGCCACCAGCGATGCCTGAACCAATGGAACCTGTTGCTAGGCAACTGTTCGTAAATGAGGTTGCTGGGCAACCACGTGAGAGTTCAAGTGATGGTGGTTCAGACAAGATCAAAGACGTGCCTGAGAAATTTTACCAAAAGAGAGGCAAAGTGGTGTACATTATTGAAAAGAAACATTCAAGGGCTGCCACTGGACATCTTAAAATGTTGACAGAAAAG GATGCAACAGATGCGTTGTTTGCACCCATTGATCACAGGTTACCAAGAATCCGTGTTCCTCTCACAGAGTGTCCTGAAGGCTTTGTAAATCGACCTGGTGACTTTGCCAATGTCCTCTTTGTTGGTAGGATTATTGAATGGTCCAAAGATTCCAGCTTTGCTCTAGG GTGTTTACATAAAAGTCTTGGTGAGGCCGGTGAGATTGAGCCAGAGACAGAGGGATTCCTTATTGAGAATGGTGTGGATTTCTCAGAATTCTCTGATAAA GCATTGGGATGTCTTCCAGATGTCAGTGCAGACAAGCCTGGA ATACCTAACAGTGAATTGTCTCAAAGACGAGATCTCAGACAACAGTGTATATTTACCATTGATCCAGCAACTGCCAGAGATCTTGATGATGCACTGTCTTGTCAGCTGCTTCCAGATG GTACCTATGAAGTTGGAGTCCACATTGCTGATGTCAGTTACTTCTTAGAAGAAGGCACAGAGCTGGACAGCGTAGCTTCAGCCAGAGCCACTAGTGTCTACCTGGTACAGAAG GTGATTCCCATGTTACCACGGTTACTGTGTGAACAGCTGTGTAGTTTGAACCCTGCTGAAGACAGACTTACATTCTCCGTCATCTGGAAAATCACGGAACATGGAGAG ATCTTAGATGAATGGATGGGACGTTCAGTGATCTGTTCATGTGTGAAGATGACTTACCAACATGCCCAGGGTATCATAGAAAATCCTACTAGGGTCTGGACACAGGAGGAACTGCCGCCAGTGACGTCAAACCACAGCGTTTCAGACATTGTGAAGTGTGTGCTTAACCTCAATAAG ATTGCTGTTAACTTGAGAAAGCAGCGATTCGAAGAGGGcgccctcagacttgaccaaCCCAAACTATCCTTCACTATAGAGGGCGTTTCAGGGCTTCCAAATGGATGCTCAGTGTATGAACAAAGAGACAGCAACAG ATTGGTAGAAGAGTTCATGCTTCTTGCAAACATGGCTGTGGCCCACAGAATCTACCGGTCCTCACCAGAGAGGGCGCTGTTGAGGAGACATCCACCACCTAAAAGCAAGATGATTGATGATGTAGTCAACATGTGTTCAAAACTTGGCATGCCAATCAACGCAAACACTGCTGGAgagttacag ACTTCCTTACGTCAACACTACGCTGATGATGAACATTCCAAGGGTAGATGTCAGATTCTGGTTCATTTGTGTTCAAAGCCAATGCAG ATGGCCAAGTACTTCTGTACAAGTTTTATCAATGATGAGGAAAACTACAGACACTATGCCTTGAATGTACCGTTCTACACACACTTCACATCTCCCATCAGAAGATATGCTGATGTTGTGGTTCACAGATTACTAGGAGAGGCACTGA AGTGTGGTCCTAGCGTACTAGCAGATAAAGTGTCAATCCAGGCACAGGCTGGGCATTGCAATGACAGAAAGACTGCAGCAAAGAGAGTACAAGATTTGAGTGTGGAGCTTTTCTTTGCCATCTTCATCAAG GAATGTGGACCAGTCGAGGAGGATGGTATGGTTCTTGGTGTTTTAGATCACAGTGTTGATGTGTTGGTACTCAAGTTTGGAGTCATCAAGAGAGTCTACTGCAAT GCATTACCTCTGAGAGAGCATATATTCCACAAGAACCACAGCAACCCAGCTCTGACCATCATCTGGAAAGCAGATGAAGACAACCCTGAAGAGACCAATCAAACACTCAGGATATTCTCATTGGTCAATGTCATACTGAAGGCAGATGAACAACCAATGAAATACAAG GCTCTGCTGAAGAGACCAGAATCACACAGATAA